CCAGGCCCCTGCTACTATCAGAACTGATATACCAAGCAAGCCAGCGAAAGGATCCGCCACTATTGTGAATCATCTTCTGACCTTCTGGCACACTCTCAAGCATTCTTTTGGCAACTTGCTGCCGATTGTGCTGGTGGTCGGCATTTTTCAGTTGCTGATCATCCGTGAGGTGCCAGACAACCTGGGCACCATGCTGGTGGGTCTGGGGATCGTGGTCTTCGGTGTGGCGATTTTTCTTCAGGGTCTGGATCTGGGGATATTTCCGGTCGGCAAGGGCCTGTCCAATGCCTTTGCCCGACGCGGCTCCCTACCCCTGCTGATGGCCTTCGGTTTCAGTCTGGGATTTGCCGCGGTGGTGGCCGAACCCGCGCTCATAGCAGTGGCGGAACAGGCACAGCTGATCAGCGCCGGACGCATCGACGCCCTGACCCTGCGCTTGCTGGTGGCCTTTTCGGTTGGAGCCGTGGTGGCCCTGGGCGTGTTACGCACCCTGCTCGGCCACCCTCTGCATTGGTACATGATCAGTGGCTACCTGCTGGTCGTCAGCGTGACCTTTTTTGCCCCGGAAGAAATTGTCGGCCTGGCTTACGACTCCGGCGGCGTGACCACCAACATTGTCACCGTGCCTCTGATTGCCGCTCTGGGTGTGGGCCTGGCCGCGTCGATCAAGGGCCGCAACCCGCTGGCCCACGGCTTTGGGCTGGTTGCGCTGGCGGTCATGGTGCCGATGATTGCCGTACAACTGTATGGCATCGTCGTCTATACGCTGCTTCCAGCGCCGCTGGAGACCGCTGAAGTCGCCCGCAACCTGGCCCAGGACCCATCCAGCAGAACAGCCGGACGCCAAGCTTTGATCATGCTTGTGGACCTGCTGAGCATGCTGCGCGATGTACTGCCGATCATTCTGGTCATTGTATTTTTTCAATATGCCGTGATCCGCAAACCCATACCCTACGTGCGCCGGGTGGTGCTCGGCTTCGCCATGGTGATACTGGGTCTGTATGCCTTTGTTATCGGCCTCAAGCTGGGGCTGTTCCCGGTAGGCCGCAGCATGGCCGAACAGCTGATTGGCCTGGATACGCTGCTGTGGGTCTATCTGTTCGCGTTCGCTATAGGCTTTGCCACCACCATGGCCGAACCGGCCTTGATCGCCATTGGCGCCCAGGCGGAAGAAGCAGCGCACGGAAAACTCGACGCGAGGCACATTCGCCTGCTGGTAGCACTCGGAGTGGCGATCGGCATCAGCATTGGCGTGCACCGCATCATCGTCGGCGACTCTATCCATTTTTACATCATGGGTGGCTATGCGCTGGTGATTGCCCTGACGTTTATCGCCCCACGCTTCATCGTGCCACTGGCTTACGATCTGGGCGGCGTCACTACCTCCGAGGTGACCGTGCCGTTAGTTACCGCGCTGGGTATCGGGCTGGCCACCCACATAGAAGGCCGTAGCATCCTGATCGACGGGTTCGGCCTGATAGCCTTCGCCTCGATCTTCCCCATTATTACGGTCATGCTCTACGCTATCGTCATGGAGTGGATCAGGCCAGACACAGGAGAAACAACATGAAATTCTCGGTATTGGTCGCGATGCTGGCTGAAGACCTCGAAGAGCAGGCAATCGAATCAGCCAAAGCGGCAGGCGCTGGTGGCATGACCATCCTCAATGGTCGCGGGCTG
This genomic stretch from Halopseudomonas pelagia harbors:
- a CDS encoding DUF1538 domain-containing protein translates to MNHLLTFWHTLKHSFGNLLPIVLVVGIFQLLIIREVPDNLGTMLVGLGIVVFGVAIFLQGLDLGIFPVGKGLSNAFARRGSLPLLMAFGFSLGFAAVVAEPALIAVAEQAQLISAGRIDALTLRLLVAFSVGAVVALGVLRTLLGHPLHWYMISGYLLVVSVTFFAPEEIVGLAYDSGGVTTNIVTVPLIAALGVGLAASIKGRNPLAHGFGLVALAVMVPMIAVQLYGIVVYTLLPAPLETAEVARNLAQDPSSRTAGRQALIMLVDLLSMLRDVLPIILVIVFFQYAVIRKPIPYVRRVVLGFAMVILGLYAFVIGLKLGLFPVGRSMAEQLIGLDTLLWVYLFAFAIGFATTMAEPALIAIGAQAEEAAHGKLDARHIRLLVALGVAIGISIGVHRIIVGDSIHFYIMGGYALVIALTFIAPRFIVPLAYDLGGVTTSEVTVPLVTALGIGLATHIEGRSILIDGFGLIAFASIFPIITVMLYAIVMEWIRPDTGETT